A single window of Cellulomonas sp. NTE-D12 DNA harbors:
- a CDS encoding PH domain-containing protein has protein sequence MSAAETPSVAGPAPVTAEAVGEDAYAWRRVHPITPLLRGWKALVAVLAIFAAQAGDNVRNLAHVLGGRTWLALVGVLVLVTVVTLVYSAFAWRAMRFAVTDEAVHLRQGIVFRQQRQARLDRLQAVDVVQPLLARLVGLSELRLEVAGGHGSAVSLSFLREDEADALRAELLALAAGLRRPSAPATAPTQPGGPVVDRLPEAAPSDPDGAVPGSPLSASPGLPAVPPRGAAAPAPAFAPAPEQQVYELPMPRLLGSILLSGGTVWLVLGVVAITVTIVVSDSIDAAFGVLPALLGAVSWVWSRLNGAATFRAAISPDGIRLRHGLTETRTQTVPPGRVQAVRLHQPLLWRSRDWWRVQINVAGYGTEAKERENEAVLHPVATRQEAMTALWLVLPDLGVADPQAVLDAAFTGRGDDGGFTPSPRAARWVDPIGWRRRGVLVTDRALLVRSGRWWRSVEVVPHERTQSLAVRQGPIQRALGVATFVVHSTPGPVSPRAEHLTEQAAAALLDEQAARARQARQAAGPEQWMRRGTS, from the coding sequence GTGAGCGCCGCCGAGACGCCCTCGGTCGCGGGTCCGGCCCCCGTCACGGCAGAGGCGGTCGGCGAGGACGCCTACGCCTGGCGTCGGGTGCACCCGATCACCCCGCTGCTGCGCGGTTGGAAGGCACTGGTCGCCGTGCTCGCGATCTTCGCGGCGCAGGCCGGTGACAACGTCCGCAACCTCGCGCACGTGCTCGGTGGGCGCACCTGGCTGGCGCTGGTCGGCGTGCTGGTGCTGGTCACCGTGGTGACGTTGGTGTACTCGGCGTTCGCGTGGCGTGCGATGCGGTTCGCCGTCACGGACGAGGCGGTGCACCTGCGGCAGGGCATCGTGTTCCGGCAGCAGCGGCAGGCCCGGCTGGACCGGCTGCAGGCGGTGGACGTGGTGCAGCCGCTGCTGGCCCGGCTGGTCGGCCTGTCGGAGCTGCGGCTGGAGGTGGCCGGCGGGCACGGGTCCGCGGTGTCGCTGTCGTTCCTGCGGGAGGACGAGGCCGATGCGCTGCGCGCCGAGCTGCTGGCGCTCGCGGCCGGCCTGCGTCGGCCGTCGGCGCCGGCGACCGCGCCCACGCAACCAGGTGGCCCCGTCGTCGACCGGCTGCCCGAGGCTGCCCCGTCCGACCCGGACGGCGCGGTGCCGGGTTCCCCGCTGTCCGCGTCGCCGGGCCTTCCGGCCGTGCCGCCTCGAGGAGCCGCCGCACCCGCCCCGGCGTTCGCGCCCGCACCGGAGCAGCAGGTGTACGAGCTGCCGATGCCGCGGCTGCTCGGCTCGATCCTGCTGTCCGGCGGCACCGTCTGGCTGGTGCTCGGCGTGGTCGCCATCACCGTCACCATCGTCGTGAGCGACAGCATCGACGCCGCGTTCGGTGTGCTGCCCGCCCTGCTCGGCGCCGTCAGCTGGGTGTGGTCCCGGCTGAACGGCGCCGCCACGTTCCGCGCCGCCATCTCGCCGGACGGCATCCGGCTGCGGCACGGGCTCACCGAGACGCGCACGCAGACGGTCCCGCCGGGCCGGGTGCAGGCCGTCCGGCTGCACCAGCCGCTCCTGTGGCGGTCTCGCGACTGGTGGCGGGTGCAGATCAACGTCGCCGGCTACGGCACGGAGGCCAAGGAGCGCGAGAACGAGGCGGTGCTGCACCCCGTCGCCACGCGTCAGGAGGCGATGACGGCCCTGTGGCTGGTGCTGCCGGACCTCGGCGTCGCGGACCCGCAGGCGGTGCTCGACGCCGCGTTCACCGGCAGGGGCGACGACGGCGGGTTCACGCCGTCGCCGCGGGCCGCCCGTTGGGTGGACCCGATCGGCTGGCGGCGGCGGGGCGTGCTGGTGACCGACCGGGCGCTGCTGGTGCGGTCTGGCCGGTGGTGGAGGTCGGTCGAGGTTGTGCCGCACGAGCGCACCCAGTCGCTGGCCGTGCGGCAGGGGCCGATCCAGCGGGCGCTCGGCGTCGCGACCTTCGTGGTGCACTCCACGCCCGGGCCGGTGTCGCCGCGTGCGGAGCACCTGACCGAGCAGGCGGCGGCCGCGCTGCTGGACGAGCAGGCGGCGCGCGCCCGGCAGGCTCGCCAGGCGGCCGGGCCGGAGCAGTGGATGCGCCGGGGCACGTCGTGA
- a CDS encoding PH domain-containing protein: MTSSGPVSTDALFQPADIVWTPVSPRLAAARLTVAAIVLVPLLVAGVVLAVLAGAPAAWIAPAAVLAVGVWLGWLVPRQVRAVGYAERAEDLLIRRGIMFKTLVVVPYGRMQYVDVNAGPVDRSFGIAAVQLHTAAPNTDASIHGLPPEEAARLRDRLASRGEARLAGL, translated from the coding sequence ATGACCAGCTCCGGCCCTGTCTCGACCGACGCCCTGTTCCAGCCGGCGGACATCGTCTGGACACCCGTCTCCCCACGGCTGGCCGCTGCGCGGCTGACGGTCGCGGCGATCGTCCTCGTCCCGCTCCTCGTCGCGGGCGTCGTGCTGGCGGTCCTCGCCGGTGCGCCCGCGGCGTGGATCGCGCCTGCCGCGGTGCTGGCGGTCGGCGTGTGGCTCGGATGGCTGGTGCCGCGGCAGGTGCGCGCCGTCGGCTACGCCGAGCGGGCGGAGGACCTGCTGATCCGCCGCGGCATCATGTTCAAGACCCTGGTCGTGGTGCCCTACGGCCGCATGCAGTACGTCGACGTGAACGCCGGACCGGTGGACCGCAGCTTCGGCATCGCGGCCGTCCAGCTGCACACCGCAGCACCCAACACCGACGCCTCGATCCACGGCCTGCCGCCCGAGGAGGCCGCACGGCTGCGTGACCGCCTCGCCTCGCGCGGCGAGGCCCGGCTGGCGGGCCTGTGA
- a CDS encoding DUF3180 domain-containing protein yields the protein MRRTRWQSLLLVALVVGVLAALITTELSRRGPGMPTVPWLVAVVELLISAVVFSMGWAVRQFLRGHRPDLDPIRAARTAVLAKAACYTGALLVGWYGGQLVALLLSRDLPGSGPRAAAAGVAAGGALVMAVVGLVVEWFCRIPPPQDEQRQESGGAEPDPSPS from the coding sequence ATGCGGCGCACCCGCTGGCAGAGCCTCCTGCTCGTCGCGCTCGTCGTCGGGGTGCTGGCCGCGCTGATCACCACGGAGCTGTCCCGTCGCGGACCCGGCATGCCGACGGTGCCGTGGCTGGTGGCCGTGGTGGAGCTGCTGATCTCCGCGGTGGTGTTCTCGATGGGCTGGGCGGTGCGGCAGTTCCTGCGCGGGCACCGGCCGGACCTCGACCCGATCCGGGCGGCACGGACCGCGGTGCTGGCCAAGGCGGCGTGCTACACCGGCGCCCTGCTGGTGGGCTGGTACGGCGGTCAGCTGGTGGCGCTGCTGCTCTCCCGGGACCTGCCCGGGAGCGGCCCCCGGGCGGCTGCGGCCGGCGTCGCCGCGGGCGGCGCGCTGGTGATGGCGGTGGTCGGCCTGGTGGTGGAGTGGTTCTGCCGCATCCCGCCACCGCAGGACGAGCAGCGCCAGGAGTCCGGCGGTGCGGAGCCGGACCCGTCGCCGAGCTGA
- the folK gene encoding 2-amino-4-hydroxy-6-hydroxymethyldihydropteridine diphosphokinase, whose product MSGEQPVVDDAGRELDRIRLTGITATGRHGLLPEERRDGQQFLGDVVVHLDTRRAAARDDLTYSVDYGRLAQEVHAVLAGEPADLIETVAERIAATVLAHPGVLAVDVAVHKPQAPITVPFGDVVVEIHRDRRKLPAAEPYRAQQGTVEPPTASAATRAAAHAHPRTAPLPLAETPAGVPLPAPSSARAPHAPSSPLEIPTFADIVGPEAAALAAAMLPGTTAPGAAVPGAAMPAVAVPGMGSAELAAAPTEPSDAIAVPSWEPVMAVPDDVSETTVLPRTPADAPELAAPEPAAPEPPAAPVPAAPAPGDTLDQRPAAPVDVVLALGSNLGPSQETLREVVAELGQLPGLEVVKVSPLARTAPVGGPEQPDYLDAVVLARTTLAPRELLHALQLLEDRHGRVRLERWGPRTLDLDIVVYGSVLAVTDDLELPHPRAHQRAFVLQPWAQVDPAAVLPGLGGGPVAQLADTAPDRDGVRWMALDWLTAPVQHTGSLDVSGHGPAAQGPSTHGPAVAPAPAAAPHEDRADDDAGPAWPWGP is encoded by the coding sequence GTGAGCGGTGAGCAGCCGGTGGTGGACGACGCCGGGCGCGAGCTGGACCGGATCCGGTTGACCGGGATCACGGCCACCGGCCGGCACGGGCTGCTGCCCGAGGAGCGGCGTGACGGTCAGCAGTTCCTCGGCGACGTCGTCGTGCACCTGGACACGCGCCGCGCCGCGGCGCGGGACGACCTGACGTACTCCGTCGACTACGGCCGTCTGGCACAGGAGGTGCACGCGGTGCTCGCCGGCGAGCCGGCCGACCTGATCGAGACGGTCGCCGAGCGGATCGCCGCCACCGTGCTGGCCCACCCGGGCGTGCTGGCCGTCGACGTGGCGGTGCACAAGCCGCAGGCGCCGATCACCGTGCCCTTCGGCGACGTCGTCGTCGAGATCCACCGGGACCGGCGCAAGCTGCCCGCCGCGGAGCCGTACCGCGCGCAGCAGGGGACGGTCGAGCCGCCCACCGCCAGCGCCGCGACCCGTGCCGCCGCCCACGCCCACCCGCGCACGGCGCCCCTGCCGCTCGCCGAGACACCGGCCGGCGTCCCGCTGCCCGCACCGTCCTCGGCGCGCGCCCCGCACGCACCGAGCTCACCGCTCGAGATCCCGACGTTCGCCGACATCGTCGGTCCCGAGGCAGCCGCCCTCGCGGCCGCGATGCTGCCCGGTACCACCGCGCCGGGTGCTGCGGTGCCCGGGGCCGCCATGCCGGCCGTGGCCGTGCCGGGGATGGGCTCGGCGGAGCTGGCCGCGGCCCCCACCGAGCCGTCCGACGCGATCGCCGTGCCGTCGTGGGAGCCCGTGATGGCGGTGCCGGACGACGTCTCCGAGACGACGGTCCTGCCTCGCACGCCAGCCGACGCACCCGAGCTGGCCGCACCCGAGCCGGCCGCACCGGAGCCGCCGGCCGCACCCGTGCCCGCGGCCCCCGCGCCCGGCGACACTCTGGACCAGCGCCCGGCGGCCCCGGTCGACGTGGTGCTGGCCCTGGGCTCGAACCTCGGCCCGTCCCAGGAGACGCTGCGCGAGGTGGTCGCGGAGCTGGGCCAGCTGCCCGGCCTCGAGGTGGTCAAGGTCTCGCCGCTCGCCCGGACGGCACCCGTCGGCGGTCCGGAGCAGCCGGACTACCTCGACGCGGTGGTGCTGGCCCGCACGACGCTCGCGCCGCGGGAGCTGCTGCACGCCCTGCAGCTGCTGGAGGACCGGCACGGCCGGGTGCGGCTGGAGCGGTGGGGACCCCGCACGCTGGACCTCGACATCGTGGTGTACGGCTCGGTGCTGGCCGTCACGGACGACCTCGAGCTGCCGCACCCGCGTGCCCACCAGCGCGCCTTCGTGCTGCAGCCGTGGGCGCAGGTGGACCCGGCCGCGGTGCTGCCGGGGCTCGGCGGCGGCCCGGTCGCCCAGCTGGCGGACACCGCACCGGACCGTGACGGCGTGCGGTGGATGGCCCTGGACTGGCTGACGGCGCCGGTGCAGCACACCGGGTCGCTGGACGTCTCGGGGCACGGCCCCGCGGCGCAGGGACCCTCGACGCACGGGCCCGCCGTGGCGCCGGCCCCTGCGGCGGCACCCCACGAGGACCGGGCCGACGACGACGCGGGACCCGCCTGGCCGTGGGGTCCGTGA
- the folP gene encoding dihydropteroate synthase → MGVVNVTPDSFSDGGRWFTTSSAVAHGLQLLADGADLLDVGGESTRPNAPRVPVDEELSRVLPVVRELVAHGATVSVDTTRAVVAEQAVDAGALLVNDVSGGLADPEMAALVARSGVAYVAMHWRGHADVMDAHDRYDDVVADVLAELRTRLAELRAAGVRDEQVVLDPGLGFAKAGASNWPLLAHLDVLQAEGFPVLVGASRKRFLGHLLAGPDGEPVPPAERDGATAAISALAAAAGVWAVRVHEARGSADAVRVAAAWRAARGGGKDGIGHDDVHDETVGGPR, encoded by the coding sequence ATGGGCGTCGTCAACGTCACGCCGGACTCGTTCAGCGACGGCGGCCGGTGGTTCACCACGTCGTCGGCGGTGGCGCACGGCCTGCAGCTGCTGGCCGACGGTGCCGACCTGCTGGACGTCGGTGGCGAGTCCACCCGCCCCAACGCGCCGCGGGTGCCGGTGGACGAGGAGCTGTCCCGGGTGCTGCCCGTGGTGCGCGAGCTGGTGGCGCACGGTGCGACGGTCAGCGTGGACACCACGCGGGCGGTGGTGGCGGAGCAGGCGGTGGACGCCGGCGCGCTGCTGGTCAACGACGTGTCCGGCGGGCTGGCCGACCCCGAGATGGCGGCGCTGGTGGCCCGGTCCGGCGTCGCGTACGTGGCGATGCACTGGCGGGGGCACGCCGACGTGATGGACGCCCACGACCGGTACGACGACGTGGTGGCCGACGTGCTGGCCGAGCTGCGCACCCGGCTGGCCGAGCTGCGCGCCGCCGGTGTGCGGGACGAGCAGGTGGTGCTGGACCCGGGCCTCGGCTTCGCCAAGGCCGGTGCGAGCAACTGGCCGCTGCTGGCGCACCTCGACGTGCTGCAGGCCGAGGGTTTCCCGGTGCTGGTGGGCGCCAGCCGCAAACGGTTCCTCGGCCACCTGCTGGCGGGCCCGGACGGCGAGCCGGTGCCGCCCGCGGAACGCGACGGGGCGACGGCGGCGATCAGTGCGCTCGCGGCGGCGGCCGGGGTGTGGGCCGTCCGGGTGCACGAGGCCCGGGGCTCGGCCGATGCGGTGCGGGTCGCCGCGGCGTGGCGCGCGGCCCGGGGCGGCGGCAAGGACGGGATCGGGCACGATGACGTGCACGACGAGACGGTAGGAGGCCCGCGGTGA
- the folE gene encoding GTP cyclohydrolase I FolE, producing the protein MGDRAVGAPVEDDLADDETPEQRSVIGPLVDGGRAVRPFDAARAEAAVRELLIAVGEDPDREGLLDTPARVARAYRETFAGLFQDPRDVLTTTFDAGHQEMVMVRDIAVYSTCEHHLVPFHGVAHVGYIPGTDGRITGLSKLARVVEVYARRPQVQERLTSQIADALVEVLNPGGVMVVLECEHLCMSMRGVRKPGARTVTSAVRGQMRDAATRAEAMALVLGR; encoded by the coding sequence ATGGGCGACCGCGCCGTGGGTGCACCGGTCGAGGACGACCTGGCCGACGACGAGACGCCCGAGCAGCGCTCGGTGATCGGTCCGCTGGTGGACGGCGGCCGCGCGGTGCGGCCGTTCGACGCCGCCCGTGCGGAGGCCGCCGTCCGCGAGCTGCTGATCGCCGTCGGCGAGGACCCGGACCGCGAGGGGCTGCTGGACACGCCCGCGCGGGTGGCCCGCGCCTACCGCGAGACGTTCGCCGGCCTGTTCCAGGACCCGCGCGACGTGCTGACCACCACGTTCGACGCCGGTCACCAGGAGATGGTGATGGTGCGTGACATCGCCGTGTACTCCACGTGCGAGCACCACCTGGTCCCGTTCCACGGCGTCGCCCACGTGGGTTACATCCCCGGCACGGACGGTCGCATCACCGGCCTGTCCAAGCTGGCCCGGGTGGTGGAGGTCTACGCCCGCCGCCCGCAGGTGCAGGAGCGGCTGACGTCGCAGATCGCGGACGCCCTGGTCGAGGTGCTGAACCCCGGTGGCGTGATGGTGGTGCTCGAGTGCGAGCACCTGTGCATGTCGATGCGCGGGGTCCGCAAGCCCGGTGCTCGCACGGTCACCTCCGCGGTGCGCGGTCAGATGCGTGACGCCGCCACCCGGGCCGAGGCGATGGCCCTGGTGCTGGGTCGCTGA
- the ftsH gene encoding ATP-dependent zinc metalloprotease FtsH — translation MNLKRLARGPVVWVVIALLLIVFAFSALRVPTVQRIDTSDGLALLKGGTVDQVRIVDTAQRVDMTLTQDFNKNNHDFGKQVQFFYVAPQGPTVVDAVQSANLPKGYTSDGPAVSSWWSSLLSLVLPFVLILGAFWFLMSNMQGGGNRVMSFGKSRAKLVNKESPQVTFADVAGVDEAVEELEEIKEFLSEPAKFQAVGAKIPKGVLLYGPPGTGKTLLARAVAGEAGVPFYSISGSDFVEMFVGVGASRVRDLFDQAKQNAPAIIFVDEIDAVGRHRGAGLGGGHDEREQTLNQMLVEMDGFDVNANVIMIAATNRPDILDPALLRPGRFDRQVSVEPPDLKGREHILQVHAKGKPMAPAVDLTAVARRTPGFTGADLANVLNEAALLTARSSAKIIGDRELDEAIDRVVAGPQKRTRVMNVKEQKITAYHEGGHALVAAALRYTDPVTKVTILPRGRALGYTMVMPTEDKYSTTRNELLDQLAYAMGGRVAEELVFHDPTTGASNDIEKATEVARKMVTQYGMSASLGSVKLGQESSEVFLGRDVGHQRDYSESVASRIDVEVRALMEKAHDEAWEILVEYRDVLDRLVLELLEKETLNAEQLREVFHDVVKREPREVWLSSEERAVSERGPVMTAAERAALNGHDVVPQDEAAAATHEHPPVEVVEVPPNRTPDTPGPTDTTGRL, via the coding sequence ATGAATCTCAAGCGCCTCGCCCGCGGACCCGTCGTGTGGGTCGTCATCGCCCTGCTGCTGATCGTCTTCGCGTTCAGCGCCCTGCGCGTCCCGACCGTCCAGCGGATCGACACCTCGGACGGCCTGGCGCTGCTCAAGGGCGGCACGGTGGACCAGGTGCGCATCGTCGACACCGCCCAGCGCGTCGACATGACCCTGACGCAGGACTTCAACAAGAACAACCACGACTTCGGCAAGCAGGTGCAGTTCTTCTACGTCGCACCGCAGGGCCCGACCGTCGTGGACGCCGTGCAGAGCGCCAACCTGCCCAAGGGCTACACGTCCGACGGGCCTGCCGTGTCGTCGTGGTGGAGCAGCCTGCTGTCCCTCGTGCTGCCGTTCGTGCTGATCCTCGGCGCCTTCTGGTTCCTCATGTCGAACATGCAGGGCGGCGGCAACCGGGTGATGAGCTTCGGCAAGTCGCGCGCCAAGCTGGTGAACAAGGAGTCGCCGCAGGTGACGTTCGCCGACGTGGCGGGCGTGGACGAGGCGGTCGAGGAGCTCGAGGAGATCAAGGAGTTCCTCTCCGAGCCGGCCAAGTTCCAGGCGGTCGGCGCCAAGATCCCCAAGGGCGTGCTGCTGTACGGCCCGCCCGGAACCGGCAAGACGCTGCTGGCTCGCGCGGTCGCCGGTGAGGCGGGCGTGCCCTTCTACTCGATCTCCGGCTCGGACTTCGTCGAGATGTTCGTCGGCGTCGGCGCCAGCCGCGTGCGCGACCTGTTCGACCAGGCGAAGCAGAACGCGCCGGCGATCATCTTCGTCGACGAAATCGACGCGGTCGGCCGGCACCGCGGTGCCGGCCTGGGCGGCGGCCACGACGAGCGCGAGCAGACGCTGAACCAGATGCTCGTCGAGATGGACGGGTTCGACGTCAACGCCAACGTCATCATGATCGCGGCGACCAACCGACCGGACATCCTCGACCCGGCGCTGCTGCGCCCCGGCCGCTTCGACCGCCAGGTGTCGGTGGAGCCGCCGGACCTCAAGGGCCGCGAGCACATCCTGCAGGTGCACGCCAAGGGCAAGCCGATGGCGCCGGCGGTCGACCTGACCGCGGTGGCCCGCCGTACCCCCGGCTTCACCGGTGCGGACCTGGCCAACGTGCTGAACGAGGCAGCCCTGCTGACCGCCCGCTCCAGCGCCAAGATCATCGGCGACCGCGAGCTGGACGAGGCGATCGACCGCGTCGTCGCCGGCCCCCAGAAGCGCACGCGCGTGATGAACGTCAAGGAGCAGAAGATCACCGCGTACCACGAGGGCGGCCACGCCCTGGTGGCGGCGGCGCTGCGGTACACCGACCCGGTGACCAAGGTGACGATCCTGCCCCGCGGCCGCGCCCTCGGCTACACGATGGTGATGCCGACGGAGGACAAGTACTCCACCACCCGCAACGAGCTGCTCGACCAGCTCGCCTACGCCATGGGCGGCCGCGTCGCGGAGGAGCTGGTGTTCCACGACCCGACCACGGGTGCGAGCAACGACATCGAGAAGGCCACCGAGGTGGCCCGCAAGATGGTCACGCAGTACGGCATGAGCGCCTCGCTCGGCTCGGTGAAGCTGGGCCAGGAGTCGTCCGAGGTGTTCCTCGGCCGCGACGTCGGCCACCAGCGGGACTACTCCGAGTCGGTCGCCAGCCGGATCGACGTCGAGGTCCGCGCGCTGATGGAGAAGGCGCACGACGAGGCGTGGGAGATCCTGGTCGAGTACCGCGACGTCCTGGACCGCCTGGTGCTCGAGCTCCTGGAGAAGGAGACGCTGAACGCCGAGCAGCTGCGCGAGGTGTTCCACGACGTCGTCAAGCGCGAGCCGCGCGAGGTGTGGCTGTCCAGCGAGGAGCGTGCGGTGTCCGAGCGCGGACCCGTGATGACGGCGGCGGAGAGGGCCGCGCTGAACGGTCACGACGTGGTGCCGCAGGACGAGGCCGCCGCCGCGACCCACGAGCACCCGCCGGTCGAGGTGGTCGAGGTGCCGCCGAACCGGACGCCGGACACCCCCGGTCCCACCGACACGACCGGGCGCCTCTGA